A part of Oncorhynchus gorbuscha isolate QuinsamMale2020 ecotype Even-year linkage group LG09, OgorEven_v1.0, whole genome shotgun sequence genomic DNA contains:
- the LOC124044252 gene encoding toll-like receptor 8 encodes MVNNMAATTCWLQLASLFLCHFLVINTSCTLWMPWQFPCDIKVVNTTKTTDDIIFNCEERRLRKVPDGITRNVTVLDLSENNIQNVSHESFSNLENLTILNLNWVNKNHISHIAEGSFQNLTNLQDLRLNGNGLIEIPQNLPLSLEILMLDNNKINFLNMSYLSGITHVKELFLSKNCFYWNPCENNFTIRNGTFSALINLEVLTLAFNNLTQVPKELPSSLKTLWLESNKIQYIDKDDFYGLTHLKTLELQGNCPRCSNAPFPCVPCPNIFLDIHPHAFHGLTELQTLHLAGNSLSFIKNSWFESLNNLKQLFLSYNFLSKAMTEGTFFSYLPKLEVMDFSFNYDLLAYPDTLLLSRQFSKLLSLRTLHIAGYVFKEIQSDTLSPLHHLKNLSALNMGINFIVRSNSTIFRKFSHLKLIYLAENRLYPVSVSDSPGRVLGSNSKSELNKSPLTSHYSHSMDFSFELKHGLVKQECFDSGRVLVLSSNNIFFISPKQFEGYGDIACLNLSRNGFSAALNGTEFTTLPALTYLDLSFNKIDLAYNNAFKELHKLQVLDLSYNSHYFEVSGVTHNLNFLTNLPALKVLNMSNNNIFTLTTKQMTSASLKELQFQHNLLATLWKERDGSYNRLFKHLVNLTYLDISFNSIEKIPSTVYENLPYTLQKLCISHNLLTHFDWDKLASFQQLNILDLSYNSLYHMSANLSNFTNALQMLDLSYNQIAQLSDGFLKGAHNLQLLDLSHNQLTIVNESTFLSGPENDMKTLSLQGNPFQCTCDLFDFILWIKDNKDVEIPGLATELICNMPAETRGQPVILFDIEECVNDINAFLIYSFSTSLIMLTMVITMAAHMFYWDASYILYYLRAKLKGYHSFGSATTNNLYDAFVTYDTRELWVSDWVLNHLRVQLEERQERHLPLCLEERDWVPGVPLIDNLTHSIRQSRKTVFVLTEAYVRTGTFRMAVYLAHQRLLDENMDVIVLVLLEPVLQHSHFLRLRRRLCGKSVLEWTRTAAAEPWFWQCLRNAVRLDNQVMYNQMYSRYFTNK; translated from the coding sequence GCTGCTACCACCTGCTGGTTACAGTTGGCATCATTGTTCCTGTGTCACTTCCTGGTCATAAATACCTCATGTACCTTATGGATGCCATGGCAGTTTCCATGTGACATTAAGGTGGTCAATACTACTAAAACCACAGATGACATCATCTTCAATTGTGAGGAGCGTCGACTGAGAAAGGTACCTGATGGCATCACCAGGAATGTGACTGTGCTGGACCTATCAGAAAACAACATCCAGAATGTATCTCATGAATCATTTTCTAACCTGGAGAACCTGACCATTCTCAATCTCAACTGGGTCAACAAAAACCACATCAGTCACATTGCCGAAGGTTCCTTCCAAAATCTGACAAACCTGCAGGACCTAAGGCTTAATGGAAATGGCCTAATTGAAATTCCACAAAACCTCCCACTCAGCCTGGAAATACTCATGCTGGACAATAACAAAATCAATTTCTTGAATATGAGCTACCTCTCTGGTATAACACATGTGAAGGAGCTCTTTTTATCCAAAAACTGCTTCTACTGGAATCCTTGTGAGAATAATTTTACTATAAGAAACGGCACATTCTCAGCATTGATTAACTTAGAAGTTTTGACATTGGCCTTTAATAATTTAACTCAAGTTCCAAAAGAACTTCCCAGCTCTTTAAAAACATTATGGCTTGAATCTAACAAGATACAGTATATTGATAAGGATGATTTCTATGGACTAACCCATCTGAAAACCCTTGAATTACAGGGAAACTGTCCACGATGCTCCAATGCTCCATTTCCGTGTGTCCCCTGTCCCAATATTTTCCTAGATATTCATCCTCATGCATTTCATGGCCTTACAGAGTTACAGACACTGCACCTAGCAGGGAACTCACTCAGTTTCATCAAGAACTCCTGGTTTGAGAGTTTAAACAATCTTAAACAACTGTTCCTCTCTTATAATTTCTTGTCTAAGGCTATGACTGAAGGAACGTTTTTTAGCTATCTACCAAAGCTAGAAGTTATGGATTTTTCATTCAATTATGATTTGTTAGCCTACCCTGACACCCTACTGCTTTCAAGACAGTTTTCTAAATTATTGTCACTTAGAACATTACATATAGCAGGTTATGTTTTTAAAGAAATCCAGTCAGATACTCTCAGCCCTCTCCATCATCTAAAAAATCTGTCAGCGTTAAACATGGGAATTAATTTCATTGTTCGCTCTAATTCTACCATATTCAGAAAATTCTCACACTTGAAACTAATATACCTGGCAGAAAATAGGCTGTATCCAGTTTCAGTGAGCGATTCACCAGGCCGTGTCTTAGGAAGCAATTCAAAGTCGGAGCTGAACAAGTCACCTCTCACTAGTCACTATTCACATTCAATGGATTTTTCCTTTGAGTTAAAACACGGCCTTGTGAAGCAAGAGTGCTTTGACTCTGGTCGAGTGCTGGTCCTTAGTTCAAATAATATCTTCTTTATTTCTCCAAAGCAATTTGAGGGCTATGGTGACATTGCATGTCTGAACCTATCAAGAAATGGATTTTCTGCAGCACTGAACGGGACAGAGTTCACAACGTTACCAGCCCTAACATATCTGGACCTGTCCTTTAACAAGATTGACCTGGCCTATAACAACGCATTTAAGGAATTACACAAACTACAAGTTTTAGACCTAAGCTACAACAGCCACTATTTTGAAGTGTCAGGTGTGACACATAATTTAAATTTCTTGACAAATCTACCGGCTTTGAAAGTACTGAATATGTCAAACAATAACATTTTTACATTAACAACTAAGCAGATGACAAGCGCATCTTTGAAAGAGCTTCAATTTCAACACAATTTGTTGGCCACATtatggaaagagagggatggcTCATACAACAGACTTTTTAAACACCTGGTGAATTTAACCTATCTGGATATATCCTTCAACAGCATTGAGAAGATTCCATCAACAGTCTATGAAAACTTACCGTATACCCTTCAGAAACTATGCATTAGTCATAATTTACTCACCCATTTTGATTGGGATAAACTGGCAAGTTTCCAACAACTGAATATTCTGGATCTAAGCTATAATTCTTTATATCACATGTCAGCAAATCTCTCAAACTTCACAAATGCACTTCAGATGCTTGACTTGAGCTACAATCAGATTGCTCAACTCTCTGATGGATTTCTTAAGGGTGCTCACAACCTTCAATTACTTGACCTCAGCCACAACCAACTGACTATCGTCAACGAGAGCACCTTCCTATCGGGCCCTGAAAACGACATGAAAACCTTGTCCTTGCAAGGTAATCCATTCCAGTGTACCTGTGACTTATTCGACTTCATCCTGTGGATTAAAGATAACAAAGACGTAGAGATCCCCGGACTGGCCACTGAGTTGATCTGCAACATGCCGGCCGAAACGAGAGGCCAACCAGTGATACTGTTTGACATTGAAGAATGCGTCAATGACATCAATGCCTTCCTGATTTACTCTTTCTCCACTTCCTTGATCATGCTCACCATGGTCATCACCATGGCAGCTCATATGTTTTATTGGGATGCTTCCTATATTCTATACTACCTGAGGGCGAAGCTAAAGGGCTACCATTCCTTTGGGTCCGCAACAACAAACAATCTCTATGATGCCTTTGTTACCTACGACACCAGAGAACTGTGGGTGTCAGACTGGGTGCTGAACCACCTGCGGGTGCAGctggaggagaggcaggagagacacctgcctctctgtctggaggagagagactgggtccCAGGGGTCCCCCTGATAGACAACCTCACCCACAGCATCCGACAGAGCCGTAAGACCGTTTTTGTCCTGACCGAGGCATATGTCAGGACCGGGACCTTCAGGATGGCTGTGTACCTGGCCCACCAGAGGCTGCTGGATGAAAACATGGACGTGATCGTGCTGGTTCTCCTGGAACCTGTACTGCAGCATTCTCATTTCCTCCGTCTGCGGCGGCGTCTGTGTGGGAAGAGTGTTCTGGAATGGACCCGGACTGCAGCCGCAGAGCCCTGGTTCTGGCAGTGCCTGAGGAACGCTGTCAGGTTAGACAACCAGGTGATGTACAACCAGATGTATTCCAGGTACTTCACCAATAAGTAG
- the tmsb4x gene encoding thymosin beta-4: protein MSDKPDLAEVSNFDKTKLKKTETQEKNPLPTKETIEQEKQATA, encoded by the exons ATGTCTGACAAGCCAGATCTGGCGGAAGTCTCCAACTTTGACAAGACCAAGTTGAAGAAGACCGAAACGCAGGAGAAAAACCCCTTGCCCACCAAAGAAA CCATTGAACAGGAGAAGCAAGCAACAGCATGA